In Paenibacillus sp. BIC5C1, a genomic segment contains:
- a CDS encoding flagellar hook-length control protein FliK, with amino-acid sequence MSIVYQMTSTSSAKTTAAQTAGTGSKGAIAGSGDFLQTLAQSLNGGATTDNSSAAAGSLAANPLVFTFASSEDGEQTSITDILSSLFADLDSLDEALENDPSLLGDLQSLIQQMYAQLDANSGIQAEGSDEPAIGSETSNAASAIDLAEHPAAMRFVIQDVLTQLIAGMNEPDSTVVKNAPEFKHLLQSLQSQLQDAGVDTSLNKGWNELKSILETLAVAKVQAVQMAPTNQTSKQDSVASQVLVSAASNTGPKVSVETDSAPTTNEVGEVDHSSIITAGELSLRSTGTSAGKPAEPVMQASQFAKEMTQFVVNKLDIVQQKGFSEATISLRPEHLGKLDVQITLQNGQLVARFMTEHTMAKDMLEQQMMQLRSSLQAQGIQVERLEVTQNSSLGSQMYQDGGRQPGSNSQQQRRSREREEQSDDAVSTATLQEELRNWRSEHEEGNDLRRDTFTAEA; translated from the coding sequence ATGTCGATTGTATATCAAATGACATCCACATCATCCGCTAAGACAACAGCAGCGCAGACAGCTGGAACAGGATCCAAAGGTGCAATTGCTGGAAGTGGTGATTTTTTGCAAACTCTTGCCCAATCATTAAATGGTGGTGCAACGACGGACAATAGCTCGGCTGCAGCAGGGAGCTTAGCAGCGAATCCACTAGTGTTTACCTTTGCATCTAGTGAAGATGGGGAACAAACATCAATCACCGATATCTTAAGTTCGTTATTCGCAGATTTGGATTCGCTAGATGAAGCTTTGGAAAATGATCCGTCACTGCTAGGGGATTTACAAAGTCTGATTCAGCAGATGTACGCTCAATTAGATGCTAATTCGGGTATTCAAGCTGAAGGTTCTGATGAGCCCGCAATTGGCTCAGAGACTTCTAATGCAGCATCAGCAATTGATCTGGCTGAACACCCAGCAGCAATGCGCTTTGTAATTCAGGATGTGCTCACACAGTTAATTGCGGGTATGAATGAGCCGGATAGTACAGTTGTCAAGAATGCTCCAGAATTCAAGCACCTGCTTCAATCTCTCCAAAGTCAGCTGCAGGATGCTGGCGTTGACACCAGTCTTAACAAAGGGTGGAATGAACTTAAATCCATTCTGGAAACATTAGCAGTGGCTAAGGTTCAGGCTGTGCAAATGGCTCCAACAAATCAGACGTCCAAGCAAGACTCAGTGGCATCACAAGTTCTTGTTTCGGCCGCTTCAAATACTGGACCTAAAGTTTCAGTTGAAACGGATTCAGCACCTACAACGAATGAAGTAGGAGAAGTGGACCATTCAAGTATCATTACGGCAGGAGAGTTGTCCTTACGTTCAACAGGTACATCAGCAGGTAAACCGGCTGAACCTGTCATGCAAGCTTCCCAGTTTGCAAAAGAGATGACACAGTTTGTTGTGAATAAGTTGGACATTGTGCAACAAAAGGGGTTTTCGGAAGCGACTATCTCACTACGTCCAGAACATCTGGGTAAGCTGGATGTGCAGATTACTTTGCAAAACGGGCAATTGGTTGCTCGTTTTATGACCGAGCATACGATGGCGAAAGACATGTTGGAACAGCAAATGATGCAATTGCGTAGCTCGCTTCAAGCTCAAGGCATTCAAGTTGAACGACTTGAAGTTACTCAGAACAGCTCACTTGGTTCACAAATGTACCAGGATGGGGGACGCCAGCCAGGAAGCAATTCTCAGCAGCAACGTCGCTCACGTGAACGTGAAGAACAATCTGATGATGCTGTAAGCACAGCAACACTCCAGGAAGAATTGCGCAACTGGCGCAGTGAACATGAGGAAGGTAACGACCTGCGCAGAGACACGTTTACAGCAGAAGCTTAA
- a CDS encoding flagellar hook capping FlgD N-terminal domain-containing protein — translation MANEAISTNNTWPNYSAANKATTSAATKELGKDQFLKILITQLQNQDPMQPMEDKEFIAQMAQFSSVEQLVNISSQLKTLNQSLGTVSGMIGREISWLSSNKEDNGTLRQGIVDSIIVRDGVQYAKVGNDEIKLDEIIQVTNPTQAEENETPVKDAADSAVTNENQQPEASAQPEDNGNTL, via the coding sequence ATGGCTAATGAAGCGATTTCTACCAATAATACCTGGCCTAACTATTCGGCAGCGAATAAAGCCACAACAAGCGCTGCAACAAAAGAGCTGGGCAAGGATCAGTTTCTTAAAATATTGATCACTCAGTTGCAAAATCAGGATCCGATGCAGCCAATGGAAGATAAGGAATTTATCGCTCAGATGGCTCAGTTCAGTTCGGTAGAACAACTGGTGAATATCTCTTCTCAGCTAAAGACTTTAAATCAGTCTCTTGGGACAGTTTCGGGCATGATTGGCCGCGAGATCAGTTGGCTTTCTTCTAATAAAGAGGATAACGGAACCCTCCGTCAGGGTATTGTGGATTCCATCATCGTACGAGATGGTGTTCAATACGCAAAAGTAGGCAATGACGAAATCAAGCTGGATGAAATTATTCAAGTAACTAATCCAACACAGGCTGAGGAAAATGAAACTCCAGTTAAGGACGCTGCAGATTCAGCTGTAACGAATGAAAACCAGCAACCAGAAGCATCAGCACAGCCTGAAGACAACGGAAACACGTTATGA
- a CDS encoding TIGR02530 family flagellar biosynthesis protein, with the protein MSDRITVGQLYTGPITPNLHNRSKAGEASTVPERPFAQVLEDNLLKLSNHAAKRLEQRGIELKTEQMQQIGTALDKAAAKGAKESLILMKDMAFIVNVKNRTVVTAMDSESMKDNVFTQIDSAVIIS; encoded by the coding sequence ATGAGTGACCGCATAACAGTAGGCCAACTGTACACAGGTCCAATTACCCCCAATTTGCATAATCGCTCCAAAGCGGGAGAAGCATCCACTGTACCTGAGCGCCCTTTTGCACAGGTATTGGAAGATAACCTGCTGAAATTGAGTAATCATGCTGCAAAAAGGTTGGAACAGCGCGGTATTGAACTCAAGACGGAGCAGATGCAGCAGATTGGAACTGCTCTGGATAAGGCTGCTGCCAAAGGAGCCAAGGAATCCTTGATTTTGATGAAAGATATGGCTTTTATCGTTAATGTCAAAAATCGTACTGTCGTTACAGCCATGGATAGTGAAAGCATGAAGGATAATGTATTCACCCAGATTGATAGTGCTGTAATCATTTCTTGA
- the flgG gene encoding flagellar basal body rod protein FlgG, giving the protein MLKSMYSGVSGMRGFQTKLDVIGNNIANVNTVGFKGSRVMFKDIMSQTTAGVTAPGDENGGVNAKQIGLGVSVGSIDTLHLAGSPMTTNNPTDLRLNGDGFFLVTLGGEQEVPFLTRAGDFHVDANRNLVTSDGLFVVDSGGEPITLDEAVVSFTIGQDGIINQTMDDGTTEAGAQLGIGKVTNPEGLEKIGGNLYRITANANADGEFEIVTANSTEFGTGSVIAGQLEMSNVDLTGEFTEMIVAQRGFQANSRIITTSDEVLQEVVNLKR; this is encoded by the coding sequence ATGTTGAAATCAATGTACTCAGGCGTTTCCGGGATGCGGGGTTTTCAAACGAAACTTGATGTAATCGGTAATAATATTGCGAACGTGAATACGGTTGGTTTTAAAGGTAGCCGTGTCATGTTCAAAGATATTATGAGCCAAACAACGGCGGGGGTAACAGCACCTGGAGATGAAAATGGTGGTGTAAATGCAAAGCAGATTGGTTTGGGTGTATCGGTAGGATCAATTGATACCCTGCATCTTGCAGGTAGCCCAATGACAACTAATAATCCAACCGACCTGCGTCTCAATGGTGATGGCTTCTTCCTGGTGACCCTTGGTGGTGAACAAGAAGTTCCTTTTTTAACCCGGGCAGGAGATTTCCATGTGGATGCTAACCGTAACCTTGTAACTTCCGATGGTCTGTTCGTTGTTGATAGTGGCGGAGAACCTATCACATTGGACGAAGCAGTCGTTTCTTTCACTATTGGTCAAGATGGAATTATCAACCAGACGATGGATGATGGAACAACTGAAGCCGGAGCACAACTCGGCATAGGGAAAGTGACAAATCCGGAAGGTTTGGAAAAAATCGGCGGAAACTTGTATCGCATTACTGCAAATGCCAATGCTGATGGGGAATTTGAAATTGTCACTGCCAATAGTACTGAATTTGGTACAGGATCCGTTATTGCAGGACAACTTGAAATGTCCAACGTGGATCTTACAGGTGAATTCACAGAGATGATCGTTGCTCAGCGTGGATTCCAGGCGAACTCACGTATTATTACAACGTCCGATGAAGTGCTTCAGGAAGTTGTTAACCTGAAACGTTAA
- a CDS encoding flagellar FlbD family protein: MISVTRLNGSPMWLNALMVEIVEETPDTYITLVTGKRLIVLEKADEVISKIKDYNREIGVQAATIKVQQTEES, encoded by the coding sequence ATGATTTCGGTTACGCGGTTAAATGGTTCTCCCATGTGGTTAAATGCGCTGATGGTTGAAATTGTGGAAGAGACACCAGACACGTATATTACTCTGGTAACCGGAAAGAGACTTATTGTGCTTGAGAAAGCCGATGAGGTTATTTCCAAAATTAAAGATTACAACCGTGAAATCGGGGTTCAGGCAGCCACTATTAAAGTGCAGCAAACGGAGGAGTCCTGA
- a CDS encoding flagellar basal body-associated FliL family protein codes for MKKMLPWLATSLLAITLIVVVVFVFMQGQNGNKIDTHTAAAAEKKMTADEIVAVSSELGEIKTNLADIDHIVVVSFSFKLSDKKAKEDFEKIKEITVKPIIIQTFADTKSNELATAKGRIQFNKKLTELINEALPEGKLATTSFSSFVMAPM; via the coding sequence ATGAAAAAGATGTTGCCTTGGCTTGCAACAAGCTTGCTAGCTATAACACTCATTGTGGTGGTTGTGTTTGTATTTATGCAAGGACAGAACGGGAATAAGATTGATACACATACGGCAGCCGCTGCAGAAAAGAAGATGACAGCGGATGAGATTGTTGCAGTTTCCTCAGAGCTTGGAGAAATTAAAACTAATTTGGCTGATATAGACCATATTGTAGTTGTAAGTTTTTCTTTCAAATTATCCGACAAAAAGGCTAAAGAAGATTTTGAGAAAATCAAGGAAATCACGGTGAAACCTATTATCATCCAGACTTTTGCGGATACCAAGTCTAATGAACTGGCTACAGCGAAAGGTCGCATTCAATTTAACAAAAAATTGACTGAGCTTATTAATGAAGCTTTACCAGAAGGTAAGCTGGCCACCACTAGTTTTTCTTCTTTTGTGATGGCGCCAATGTAA
- the fliM gene encoding flagellar motor switch protein FliM, which yields MVDVLSQNEIDALLAALSSGEMDAEELKKEETQKKIRSYDFKRAVRFSKDHIRSLTRIHENFARFLTTYFSAQLRTFVQINVVQVEQLPYDEFIRSIPKMTILNIFEAEPLQGRMVMEVHPNVGYAMLDRLLGGTGNAPTKIASMTEIETTIMERIFSRAFESLQEAWKTVLDISPRMEALETNPQFMQIVSPNETIALISLSTKIGDTTGMINLCIPHVVLEPIMSRLSTHQWFVSEKKTRAPEEYDALKERVNKAKLPVVAELGESRISIAEFLGLSVGDVITLNKPVDEGLSIKVGDRLKYMGSPGTIKDRVAVQIDKIVTEGVEEFDE from the coding sequence ATGGTGGATGTATTATCACAAAATGAGATTGACGCCCTATTAGCTGCCCTTTCCTCTGGTGAAATGGATGCCGAGGAATTGAAAAAGGAAGAAACTCAAAAGAAAATTAGATCGTACGATTTTAAGCGGGCGGTTCGTTTTTCCAAAGATCATATTCGAAGCTTGACCCGTATTCACGAAAATTTTGCACGCTTTCTCACCACTTATTTTTCAGCCCAACTGCGGACGTTCGTTCAGATCAATGTCGTTCAAGTTGAACAGTTGCCTTATGACGAGTTTATCCGTTCTATTCCGAAGATGACGATATTGAACATATTTGAGGCGGAGCCATTACAGGGACGGATGGTAATGGAGGTTCATCCCAACGTGGGTTATGCAATGCTGGATCGTCTGCTTGGCGGAACAGGAAATGCACCGACAAAGATCGCATCGATGACGGAAATTGAGACAACGATTATGGAGCGGATTTTCAGCCGTGCGTTTGAAAGTTTGCAGGAAGCATGGAAGACTGTGTTGGATATTTCTCCAAGGATGGAAGCGCTGGAGACCAATCCGCAATTTATGCAGATTGTTTCCCCCAATGAGACTATCGCTTTGATCTCACTGAGTACCAAAATCGGTGACACCACAGGCATGATCAATTTGTGTATTCCGCATGTCGTTCTTGAACCTATTATGTCCCGGTTGTCGACCCATCAGTGGTTTGTTTCGGAGAAAAAAACCAGAGCTCCGGAAGAATATGATGCTCTCAAAGAGCGTGTGAACAAAGCCAAATTGCCCGTCGTTGCGGAGTTGGGAGAATCCAGGATTTCGATTGCTGAATTTTTGGGTCTGTCTGTTGGCGATGTCATTACGTTGAACAAACCTGTTGATGAGGGACTGTCCATTAAAGTTGGAGATAGGCTGAAGTATATGGGTAGCCCGGGAACGATCAAGGATCGTGTGGCTGTGCAAATAGACAAGATTGTCACCGAAGGAGTTGAAGAATTTGACGAGTAA
- the fliY gene encoding flagellar motor switch phosphatase FliY, with amino-acid sequence MTSKDYLSQEEIDALLRQSESMNSSEPAEKTVDDFLTELEQDALGEIGNITFGSAATALSTLLGLKVDITTPKVSIISRTQFDEAFPKPHVAVHVNYVDGFEGINSLVIKKRDAQVIADLMLGGEGNPIDEELNEIHISAVQEAMNQMMGSSATSMSTIFNRFVNISPPGIDILNMESGEGVSNLPEDETLIQVSFRLLIGDLIDSNLMQLLPVHFAKEMVEMLIGGAQESTASAPVASTPEPVQAAVPVVPEQPPVQQQIPPQAQQPPVQDYNGYGQAPMGIPQGMPPQQPYGMPPQQPYGVPQHYGGVPNRNVNVQPVQFANLQNGAFGQVDENNLNLLMDIPLKVTVELGRTQKQIKDILELSQGSIVELDKLAGEPVDILVNNKLIAKGEVVVIDENFGVRVIDIVSQWDRIQKLQ; translated from the coding sequence TTGACGAGTAAGGATTATTTATCCCAAGAAGAAATCGATGCTTTGCTCAGACAATCGGAATCGATGAACAGTTCGGAACCGGCTGAGAAAACAGTTGATGATTTTTTGACCGAGCTGGAACAGGATGCCTTGGGGGAGATTGGTAACATTACATTTGGTAGTGCGGCGACAGCTTTGTCTACGCTATTGGGCCTAAAAGTAGATATTACAACACCTAAGGTGTCCATCATCAGTCGGACACAGTTTGATGAAGCCTTTCCTAAGCCTCACGTTGCAGTTCATGTGAATTATGTGGATGGATTTGAAGGGATCAACTCGCTAGTTATCAAAAAACGGGATGCTCAAGTCATTGCCGATTTGATGCTTGGTGGCGAAGGGAATCCGATTGATGAAGAACTGAATGAAATCCATATCAGTGCAGTACAGGAAGCGATGAATCAGATGATGGGTTCCTCTGCTACTTCCATGTCCACAATCTTTAACCGTTTCGTGAATATTTCTCCTCCGGGAATTGATATTCTCAATATGGAAAGTGGTGAGGGAGTCAGCAATCTTCCAGAAGATGAGACATTGATTCAAGTATCGTTCCGTCTGTTGATTGGCGATCTGATTGATTCCAATCTCATGCAGCTGCTTCCAGTACATTTTGCCAAAGAAATGGTAGAGATGTTGATTGGAGGAGCTCAAGAGTCTACTGCTAGTGCACCAGTTGCGTCTACACCAGAGCCAGTACAGGCAGCAGTACCGGTTGTCCCTGAGCAACCTCCGGTTCAGCAACAGATACCGCCACAGGCGCAGCAACCGCCTGTTCAAGATTATAATGGGTATGGACAGGCTCCGATGGGGATACCGCAAGGAATGCCGCCACAGCAGCCATATGGCATGCCTCCGCAGCAACCTTATGGTGTACCGCAGCATTACGGCGGTGTGCCGAATAGGAATGTAAACGTACAACCGGTTCAATTCGCCAATTTGCAAAATGGGGCTTTCGGCCAGGTAGACGAAAACAATTTGAATTTATTGATGGACATTCCCCTTAAAGTCACCGTAGAATTAGGAAGGACCCAGAAGCAAATTAAGGATATTTTAGAACTGTCACAAGGTTCAATTGTCGAGCTGGACAAACTGGCCGGTGAACCTGTCGACATTTTGGTAAATAACAAGTTGATTGCCAAAGGTGAGGTTGTCGTAATCGACGAAAACTTTGGTGTTCGTGTTATAGATATCGTAAGCCAATGGGACCGAATTCAGAAATTACAATAA
- a CDS encoding response regulator: MANRILVVDDAAFMRMMIRDILSKNGYEVVGEAQDGSQAIEKFKELRPDLITMDITMPEMDGIAALKEIKKIDANAKVIMCSAMGQQAMVIDAIQAGAKDFIVKPFQSDRVIEAISKTLGV; encoded by the coding sequence ATGGCAAACCGAATTTTAGTCGTGGACGACGCTGCATTTATGAGAATGATGATCCGGGACATTTTGTCCAAAAACGGATACGAGGTCGTTGGCGAAGCACAGGATGGATCACAAGCAATTGAGAAGTTTAAGGAGCTTCGTCCTGATCTGATCACAATGGATATTACCATGCCTGAGATGGATGGTATTGCAGCTTTGAAAGAAATTAAAAAAATTGATGCGAACGCAAAAGTGATTATGTGCTCTGCTATGGGTCAACAAGCGATGGTTATTGATGCAATCCAAGCTGGAGCTAAAGATTTCATTGTGAAGCCGTTCCAATCTGACCGGGTTATCGAAGCAATCAGCAAAACGCTGGGCGTTTAA
- a CDS encoding flagellar biosynthetic protein FliO: MMAQDKIPDDVGTGVNYYFQLVWVIVVLAVILVLIVYLIRFLNKRNQRWFRNGTIRILGGVGLGPNKSLQIIEIGGSVYLLGVGDDIQLVDKVSDLEEAQRIIDSFERDASAQQGSLSPLIAKLAARLRKDEPPQEMELEDTTSFHELFESKLRQMPNRKEKMEKVLEEDNTTDRSRDS, from the coding sequence ATGATGGCTCAGGATAAGATTCCAGATGATGTTGGCACGGGAGTCAATTATTATTTTCAGCTTGTATGGGTGATTGTTGTCCTGGCCGTCATTCTGGTTCTTATAGTCTATCTGATTCGTTTTCTAAACAAACGGAATCAGCGATGGTTCCGGAACGGCACAATTCGTATTTTGGGTGGAGTCGGGCTGGGACCAAACAAGTCGCTGCAAATTATAGAAATTGGCGGTAGCGTTTATCTACTCGGTGTGGGTGATGACATACAGCTGGTGGATAAGGTTTCGGATCTTGAAGAGGCACAGCGAATCATTGATTCATTTGAACGGGATGCTTCAGCACAACAGGGAAGCCTTTCGCCTCTCATTGCAAAGCTGGCAGCCCGATTACGCAAAGATGAACCGCCGCAGGAAATGGAACTCGAGGATACAACCTCTTTTCACGAACTGTTTGAATCTAAACTTCGGCAGATGCCTAACCGTAAAGAGAAGATGGAGAAGGTTCTGGAAGAAGACAATACTACAGATCGGTCGAGGGATTCATGA